TTCTGCCATATCAATTAAGCCGGAGAGTGATTTTGCTTGAAAAAAATATCCGTCGGCGTCCTTCTTACGGATCTCCGGCGCTTTTTGGCATGCCATTCCACTGGAAACCGCTTTTACGACTTGCCCAAAGGTTTGTCTGAGCCAGGGGAGACACCTGTGGAAACCGCCTTGCGGGAGTTGTTTGAGGAGACGGGACTTCACGCCGACAAAGCGGATTTAGCCGATCTGGGCGTTATCCCTTATAAACCGCAGAAAGATTTACATTTGTTCGCTCTGATCGTAAAGAAGCTTCCGGAGCTGGAAACGATGCGGTGCACATCATTTTTCGAACATCCGTACAGCAAAAAAAGGCTTCCCGAGGTAGACGGCTACCGCTATGTAATCTTCGGCGAAAAGGAACATTTCATGACGAAAAATATGGCGAAGGCGCTGGATGAGGCGCAAGCCAGGCTGCCTGCGGACCCGTTTGCAGGCGATTGAAATTTTGGATATGCTCGGATCAACGATGTGCATGGAAAAAACAGGTCTCCTCTCCTATGATAAAGGTGAAAGTTCCGGTATGGAATGAAAAAACCGTAATGCAAGGAGAGAACATATTTTGAAAAACGAGACTGTTGTAAGCGATGTCACTGTGATCGGCGGCGGTCTGGCCGGCGTATGTGCGGCCGTAGCTGCGGCAAGACAAGGCAGATCCGTCGCGCTTGTGCAAAACCGGCCGGTGCTGGGAGGCAACTCCAGCAGCGAGGTGCGCGTTTGGGTGTGCGGCGCAACTGCGCACGGCACGCAAAGGTACGCCCGGGAAACCGGAATTATGGGCGAAATGTTTGTGGAAAACCAGTATCAAAATCCGGACGGCAATCCGTATTTTTGGGATCTGGTCGTGCTGGAGACCGTGCGGGCGGAGCCGAATATCCGGCTGTTTTTGAACACCGACGTGCACGAGGTGGAGGCGGACGGCCCCGAAGAGGAGCGGACAATCCGTTCGGTGACCGGATGGATGATGGGCTCGGAGCGTCGCATCCGCTTCGAGAGCGCGATGTTTCTCGACTGCACGGGCGACGGGCTGGTCGGCTTTCTCGCCGGGGCGAAGTATCGGATCGGCCGCGAAGCGCGCCACGAATATGGCGAAGAATGGGCGCCGGAAGCAGCGGACGACATTACGCTCGGCAGCACGATTTTGTTTTATACGAAGGATGCCGGCCATCCGGTGCGTTTCGTAAAGCCCAGCTTCGCCAAAGACATTACGCAGACGTCGATTCCGATGCGCCGCGTCATCAAAAGCGGGCACTCCGGCTGCCATTATTGGTGGATCGAATGGGGCGGCGAGTTCGATACGGTGCATGACAACGAACGCATCCGCGACGAGCTGTGGTCGGCTATTTACGGCATCTGGGACTACATCAAAAATTCCGGAAGCTTCCCGGATGCGGAAAATATGACGCTGGAGTGGGTCGGCGCGGTACCGGGGAAAAGAGAATACCGGCGATTTGTCGGCGACTACGTGTTAAACCAAAACGACATTCTCGCCCAGGAGCCGTTCGAGGACCGGATCGCCTTCGGCGGCTGGTCGATCGACCTGCATCCGCCGCAAGGGATGTACGCGCAGGAAAGCGGCTCGAAGCATATGTATTCGGACGGCGTTTACCATATCCCGTTCCGCTCGCTGTATTCGGTCAACGTGCAAAACCTGATGTTCGCCGGACGCAACATCAGCGCCTCCCACGTGGCCTTCGGCACGACGCGCGTCATGGCAACGTGCGCCGTTATCGGCGAAGCGGCCGGCACCGGCGCTGCACTCGGCGTCAAGCTCGGCGTCTCGCCGCGCGAGCTGTACCGCAGCCACCTCGGGCTGCTCCAGCAGACGATGCTGAAGGCGGACGCCTCCATCATCGGTCTGGCGAGCACCGACGCGCTCGACCTGGCGCGGCAGGCCGCAGTGACCGCGTCCAGCGTATGCCGCCGGCTTGCCGTGGAGACGCCGGCCGAGCGCGTGCCGCTCACGCAGGCCGCCGGGCTGCTGCTGCCGGCTTACGGCGCGCTGGACGGCATCGAGCTGCTGATCGATGCCGGCAGCGACACCGTGCTCGAGGCGGCGCTGCACGACACCGGCCGCCCGGAAAACTACGTGCCGGCGGGCGAACGCGCCCGCGTGCGGGTAGCGCTTCGCGCCGGGGAGCGTCAGTGGGTGCGGCTGCCGCTGGCGTGGACGCCGGAAACGCCGCAAAATGCGTTCCTCACGATCGAAGCGAATTCGGACGTGAGCCTGTATACGTCGGCTGAGCCGATGACGGGTGTCCTCGCGTTCGGCAACAATGCGAAGCCCGAGGAGGAACATAAGCTTGAGGCGAAATCGATCAGCCAGCCTGTCGTACAGTGGAGCATGCGGAGGTTCGTGCGCAAGCCTTTTTGCTTCCGCTTGATCGGAGAAACCGCAGCTTATGAGGCGGCCAACGTTATAGATGGCTTTAACCGTCCCTACGGAGGCCCGCATATGTGGGTATCCGAGCCGATGGCTCTCGGGCGGGAGGAGTATGTCGAGCTTCGCTGGCGGCAGCCGATCGGCATAAACGAAGTGCATGTGACGTGGAACGATGACGTGAACGAAGATTTGATCAATCTTCATCACCATTTTACCCCGTTCGAAATCATTCCCGAGCTGGCGAAGGACTACCGGCTGGAAGCGTTCGCAGACGGCGAATGGAAAGCGGTGGCCGAAGTTAAAAGCAACCGCAAACGCAAGCGCGTTCATAACCTGGACCGGACGGTAACGGCGGAAAGGCTGCGCGTCGTCGTCGAAAGCACAAACGGCTGCCCGCGTGCGGAAATGGTGGAAATCAGAGTTTACGGCAATGAATAAAGCAGCGGCAAGTCCGGTCGCAAATTTGCAAGATGCGCTGCATGCATACCTATCCGGGCCTTGATCCGAAAAAACGCCAGCCGTCCCGGTCTCCGGGATGGCTGGCGTTTATTTTAAACCGTTATAAAATTGCAGAAAAATATCATCAAGCCGATGAAAAAGCCGTGTCCCATCTTTTTGCGGAGATGCTCGCGGCCCCGGTTCAGGCGGGACTTGACCGTCGTCACGGGAAGCCCGAGCTTGCCGGCGATTTCGATCAGAGACAGCCCTTCCAAATAATACAAAATCACAATCGTTTTGTATTTCTCGGACAGCTTCTCGATCACCTTCAGCATCTGCGCCTTCGTTTCCTTCTCGATGACGCGGTGCTCCGGCGTCGCTTCGTCGCTATGCAGCCGCGCATAGTAGTTCGCGTCCTCGTCTTCGGTAAATTCGGCGTCGAGCGAATAGACGTTTTTTTTCTTTTTGCGCAGCAGGTCGATGCACAAGTTTTTTCCGATCCGATAAATCCAT
The window above is part of the Paenibacillus hamazuiensis genome. Proteins encoded here:
- the sigW gene encoding RNA polymerase sigma factor SigW gives rise to the protein MNYVETNLIKLSRLGDRNAFAELVELYQEKIQRLAYKMLHNRLDTEDIVQETFIRVYLNLNRFDESQNFSTWIYRIGKNLCIDLLRKKKKNVYSLDAEFTEDEDANYYARLHSDEATPEHRVIEKETKAQMLKVIEKLSEKYKTIVILYYLEGLSLIEIAGKLGLPVTTVKSRLNRGREHLRKKMGHGFFIGLMIFFCNFITV
- a CDS encoding NUDIX domain-containing protein, which codes for MKKISVGVLLTDLRRFLACHSTGNRFYDLPKGLSEPGETPVETALRELFEETGLHADKADLADLGVIPYKPQKDLHLFALIVKKLPELETMRCTSFFEHPYSKKRLPEVDGYRYVIFGEKEHFMTKNMAKALDEAQARLPADPFAGD
- a CDS encoding FAD-dependent oxidoreductase — encoded protein: MKNETVVSDVTVIGGGLAGVCAAVAAARQGRSVALVQNRPVLGGNSSSEVRVWVCGATAHGTQRYARETGIMGEMFVENQYQNPDGNPYFWDLVVLETVRAEPNIRLFLNTDVHEVEADGPEEERTIRSVTGWMMGSERRIRFESAMFLDCTGDGLVGFLAGAKYRIGREARHEYGEEWAPEAADDITLGSTILFYTKDAGHPVRFVKPSFAKDITQTSIPMRRVIKSGHSGCHYWWIEWGGEFDTVHDNERIRDELWSAIYGIWDYIKNSGSFPDAENMTLEWVGAVPGKREYRRFVGDYVLNQNDILAQEPFEDRIAFGGWSIDLHPPQGMYAQESGSKHMYSDGVYHIPFRSLYSVNVQNLMFAGRNISASHVAFGTTRVMATCAVIGEAAGTGAALGVKLGVSPRELYRSHLGLLQQTMLKADASIIGLASTDALDLARQAAVTASSVCRRLAVETPAERVPLTQAAGLLLPAYGALDGIELLIDAGSDTVLEAALHDTGRPENYVPAGERARVRVALRAGERQWVRLPLAWTPETPQNAFLTIEANSDVSLYTSAEPMTGVLAFGNNAKPEEEHKLEAKSISQPVVQWSMRRFVRKPFCFRLIGETAAYEAANVIDGFNRPYGGPHMWVSEPMALGREEYVELRWRQPIGINEVHVTWNDDVNEDLINLHHHFTPFEIIPELAKDYRLEAFADGEWKAVAEVKSNRKRKRVHNLDRTVTAERLRVVVESTNGCPRAEMVEIRVYGNE